CGAAGAAGTGCTCAAGTCCGCGGACCAGGCGCTCTACAGTGCCAAAGGCGCCGGGCGAAATTGTGTGATGGCGTTCGGTCAGAACCGTCGTGGCGCTGTTCGAATGGACGTTGCTACGGTTGAGTGATGATGGCGCATTCAGCGTCTGGACTGTGATTGTGAGGCGTGGTCGCCGGCAGTAGGTTGGAGCAATCTGCTGACGGAGAATGACCATGCCCGAGTACAAAGCTCCCCTGCGCGACATGCGCTTTCTGATCGACCAAGTCTTCGATTTTCACGGCAACTACGCGGCGCTGGGTGCTACCGACGCTAGCCCGGACATGGTCAGTGCGATCCTCGAAGAAGGCGCGAAATTCTGTGAGAACGTTCTCGCCCCGCTGAACCGCAGCGGTGACGAAGAAGGCTGCCATTTCGACAACGGCGTAGTGACAACGCCTACAGGCTTTAAGCAGGCTTTCGCACAATATGTCGAGGGCGGCTGGCATGGTCTGGCGGCGGATCCTGCATACGGTGGTCAGGGGCTGCCGAGCTCCCTGGGGCTGGTCATCAGTGAAATGGTCGGTTCCAGCAACACTTCCTGGGGCATGTACCCGGGCCTTACCCACGGCGCCATGTCGGCGATCCACGCCCATGGCACCGAAGCGCAAAAACAGACTTACCTGAGCAAACTCACCGCTGGCCAATGGACCGGCACCATGTGCCTGACCGAAGCCCATTGCGGCACAGACCTGGGCATCATCAAGACCCGCGCTGTGCCTCAGGCTGATGGCAGTTACGCGATCTCCGGCAGCAAGATTTTCATCTCCGCCGGCGAGCACGACATGAGCGCCAACATCATTCACCTGGTACTGGCGAAACTGCCGGACGCACCGTCCGGGACCAAAGGCATTTCACTGTTTATCGTGCCCAAGTTCCTGCCCGATGCCGAGGGTGAGGCGGGTGAGCGCAATGGTGTTTCCTGCGGCTCGATCGAGCACAAAATGGGCATCAAGGCCTCGGCCACCTGCGTGCTGAACTTCGACGGAGCCAAGGGCTTTTTGATCGGCGAACCGAATAAAGGCCTCAACTGCATGTTCACCATGATGAACCACGCGCGCCTGGGTACCGGCATGCAGGGTTTGTGTCTGGGCGAGGCGAGTTTTCAGGGTGCGATCAAGTACGCCAACGACCGCTTGCAGATGCGTTCGCTGACCGGTCCTAAAGCCCCGGAAAAGGCCGCCGACCCGATCATCGTGCACCCGGATGTACGGCGGATGCTGTTGACCATGAAGGCCTTCAACGAAGGCAACCGCGCGCTGACTTACTTCACTGCGCAGTTGCTGGACGCTGCGCACCTGAGCGCAGATGAAGCGGCGCGCCAGAATGCCGAAGACTTGCTGGCGTTCCTGACACCAATCTGCAAAGCGTTCATGACCGAGACTGGCTTGGAAGTGACCAACCACGGCATGCAGGTGTTCGGTGGTCATGGCTTCATTCGTGAGTGGGGCATGGAGCAACTGGTGCGTGACTGCCGCATCGCGCCGATCTACGAAGGCACCAATGGCATTCAGGCGCTGGATCTGCTTGGGCGTAAAGTCCTCGGCAGTCAGGGCAAACTGCTGCGCGGCTTCACCAAAATCGTTCACAAGTTCTGTTTGTCGAACGCTGAACATCCACAGCTCGCCAGTTACGTGGCGCAGCTTA
The Pseudomonas sp. MYb327 DNA segment above includes these coding regions:
- a CDS encoding acyl-CoA dehydrogenase C-terminal domain-containing protein, with the translated sequence MPEYKAPLRDMRFLIDQVFDFHGNYAALGATDASPDMVSAILEEGAKFCENVLAPLNRSGDEEGCHFDNGVVTTPTGFKQAFAQYVEGGWHGLAADPAYGGQGLPSSLGLVISEMVGSSNTSWGMYPGLTHGAMSAIHAHGTEAQKQTYLSKLTAGQWTGTMCLTEAHCGTDLGIIKTRAVPQADGSYAISGSKIFISAGEHDMSANIIHLVLAKLPDAPSGTKGISLFIVPKFLPDAEGEAGERNGVSCGSIEHKMGIKASATCVLNFDGAKGFLIGEPNKGLNCMFTMMNHARLGTGMQGLCLGEASFQGAIKYANDRLQMRSLTGPKAPEKAADPIIVHPDVRRMLLTMKAFNEGNRALTYFTAQLLDAAHLSADEAARQNAEDLLAFLTPICKAFMTETGLEVTNHGMQVFGGHGFIREWGMEQLVRDCRIAPIYEGTNGIQALDLLGRKVLGSQGKLLRGFTKIVHKFCLSNAEHPQLASYVAQLSELNQQWGELTTRVGMAAMKNPDEVGAASVDYLMYSGYIILGYLWLRMALVAQAQLDSGGGDADFYTAKLATSEFYFKRLLPRTTAHRAAIEAGSDCLMKLPAELFAL